A section of the Zygosaccharomyces rouxii strain CBS732 chromosome B complete sequence genome encodes:
- the BEM2 gene encoding GTPase-activating protein BEM2 (similar to uniprot|P39960 Saccharomyces cerevisiae YER155C BEM2 Rho GTPase activating protein (RhoGAP) involved in the control of cytoskeleton organization and cellular morphogenesis required for bud emergence), translating to MKNLIWSSKNKKSSSTSGSNNNNNNNNTSSTNNNNGNSHLSSTSNLKPRTSNASILPGIRSSNNSSHSRDYHTSPTTANSHMTSTVGGSKRKSSPSAAFSLKRYSNAPTSSNTSTNNNNNNNNNNTNNNNNTNNTNTNNTTSGSTPPPSQAPPQGSVGNIYMSEHHSRSSRSVLSSARASSDISLASLPSDGRHNKSQEKINDADTFHDTSSHPMSSSASNYSSSTLHTNLGSSTTYLAPSAISSNTTAAGTTGGDGGGGNGNHSNNNNNQSHASLLRSNNAQKTAVHLNKDNYDNTVFKVGWLNRSHGNVTLSDGNNNSSTSGNRRESRMFDQGFPDIAESPTSVPDYKLYRVQLKGPFLNLYKSGLSNNVKCFDPNLGTKDPEEEAADDTIVDVEEDGTSPVTPVAAAASSNNSASTDNNIPTNSTPTITTSSSSSSQLPPSATRSNRMPTIKYLSPRHPHPDLKIDKDDKIVSGTTESLCHAILFAWSQTSLEDTAIPTNRYLINLLLSLPLLDDFYNYLTMFNQMGLTFTKHSGQISNNATQYCNVPSKIDDRLTNRLALVVKTLLDMFPSFLLDEQMAQQTMKLLEIISLHDSELSNNLKIAVAAKHNDLHKLTAFSRESAPTKDSCKSMTDLMNPEKFLKMDIKQLAEQVHEINLKFRSQWGPRTDYSLLYDSKYMDSKIIALNPLVFNNNDNIHFLGRLFVSHIFSEATANSPKFRGKLLSKWVDLGVRFEQLGDMVSWLALATIVCSIPVLRLYQAWQYVSEHTIRVIFKDWVPTIAQLNRRQLSSRSTSSVFILAPPNLEDPVIRSNVISYFGDLIIHADDLPSETKLKYLEKKINRTNNAFHKWQQRLDSLSRGRSDDVIRLRNVDEMTAGVYQFWKYHLSLPPLNMRGLMDLSTKTDPPRVDEKAYSMIGSQRSPLLTGSYLPILFNELLPNYSLFSKQSLIGAAGVISTTMNATTVPSATSLTRHASIRPKSPMVRSTHNFTISEPISVDVNGNGNSKGNSSIADAGNGNTSPAIPDNKKSGNQITGVENIDGPVVRAMSTKQSNRQHLLKCVRDAFNIDSDIFRVSNDFIFKSCNDLDLMSTNSSTVIENPKRFSQQSYTNANTPGVSRESQDMANTLSKSLENIDFFNKDSETLKESVIPVVLKSGSLDKIFDLLVLTAGVFSRLVETKDLENYFIHNKERNTSGSFSSDEESRDDTLGLLDFAFIRLSMDNETFTETFFNTYRSFTTTKCVLENLAKRYIGAKSCALSISKLLNGSSKVKSSELTSINDQKFPIWDMKLPPDEAVNHTNWAKIQVGAAESLCNLVKNHYADFTDDTDSNNTLLDIVKIMEDDVGVEWPRRIEQMKRTANSEDIKETQKFVVKLSELFAGIRSAYQKQMYRPLGINRIQRKVTSLLDSFKSKTIIDYNRVLNSNTLDDSMVSKFHELKYNDYEGILDWVYALDNFILERVKLVTKQDWFATYQVLELFSYGSLTSYFSFPQHSAAYTMITSGSSQLDDLEIMNVFSWISNLTKPNEKHDSYLLNKLPESVQLLIRLHNCLTSFFTVEISNTDKDPDNRLQTCAAILQILNYVRWKNSSLDLFEEEGDSTPKSMSPHIPSFIETAISNAIISPESRFYEHTWRAAHSLLSCKEDDYLPSICRLLENIDDKHVRGFVEHDSIYMAKPKNLCACPGWLILRLIEIAKFVPNMSTMNSKLINFDKRRFVSNIISNIVDLTPASEDYTNTNRDRRSRSFGTCLSLEVVDPNKDYRKSTRFVAASESKMLKFQENGLFNEILSEEVEKTRRDHKKIEALSVQEHDNKRSAVLQKVVQRKPKTSVMVPSLQIPTIPSSPNSSSSPTLGKDKRSSVASLGARSSIVSNSGHNHVGRKLGGFFRRPFSIGGFNSSASSSSLNSILVPDVQPNGTVAPLNLPSIESSSVNEQKPVYQFKTFEIENIVELMNFKNPGCAYSFKIVMQGGQEIILQATGSADSKQWVKMIKASRRYAYYSKKYKSKTYNKIFGVPLEDVCEREGTVIPNIVVKLLEEIELRGLDEVGLYRIPGSVGSVNALKNAFDEEGGLSNSFTLEDDRWFEINAIAGCFKMYLRELPECLFTNERVQAFANLALRYKSHQMNLEEFIHTMVNLLRTLPLCYYHTLKRIVVHLNKVHQHVENNRMDASNLAIVFSMSFINQEDLANSMGSTLGAIQTILQFFIKSPRDFFE from the coding sequence ATGAAGAATCTGATATGGTCTTCCAAGAATAAGAAGTCGAGTTCGACGAGTGGtagcaacaacaacaacaataataataatacgAGCAGTAccaacaataacaatggTAACTCGCATCTTTCATCGACATCTAATCTCAAGCCACGTACTTCTAACGCGTCGATTCTGCCAGGGATTAGAAGTTCGAACAATAGTTCTCATTCTAGGGATTATCACACAAGTCCAACTACTGCAAATTCCCATATGACGAGTACTGTCGGCGGTAGTAAACGTAAGAGCTCACCATCGGCAGCtttttcattgaaaagatatTCAAATGCTCCTACTAGCTCTAATACGTCAAcgaacaacaacaacaacaacaacaacaacaacactaataataataataatactaataatactaatactAACAACACAACTAGTGGGAGCacaccaccaccatcacaAGCACCACCACAAGGATCTGTTGGTAACATATACATGTCTGAACACCATAGTCGATCCAGTAGAAGTGTTTTATCGAGTGCAAGGGCTTCATCCGATATATCTTTGGCTTCGTTACCTTCAGACGGTCGTCATAATAAATCTCAGGAAAAAATTAACGATGCAGATACGTTTCATGATACTTCATCACACCCAATGAGTTCCTCCGCAAGTAATTACAGTAGCTCTACATTGCATACAAATCTAGGTAGTAGTACTACTTATTTAGCGCCATCTGCTATTAGTTCTAATACAACAGCTGCGGGAACCACTGGGGGcgatggtggtggtggtaacggtaatcattcaaataataacaacaatcaAAGTCACGCTTCATTGCTCAGGTCCAATAATGCACAGAAGACGGCTGTACATTTGAACAAGGACAATTATGACAATACCGTTTTTAAAGTCGGTTGGTTGAATCGTTCTCATGGTAATGTTACCTTGAGTGatggtaataacaatagtagTACGAGTGGTAATCGTAGAGAATCAAGAATGTTTGATCAAGGCTTTCCTGATATTGCAGAATCTCCAACGTCAGTTCCAGATTACAAACTTTATCGTGTACAGTTGAAGGGTccatttttaaatctttACAAAAGTGGATTATCCAATAATGTTAAATGCTTTGATCCTAATTTGGGAACAAAGGATCCAGAGGAGGAAGCTGCGGATGACACTATTGTTGacgttgaagaagatggtaCTAGTCCTGTAACACCAGTGGCGGCAGCAGCCAGCTCCAACAATTCCGCCAGTACTGATAATAATATACCCACGAATTCTACGCCAACCATAactacttcttcttcttcttcttcacaaCTGCCGCCATCTGCCACAAGAAGTAACAGAATGCCAACAATAAAATATTTAAGTCCTCGGCATCCACATCCAGATTTAAAAATAGACAAAGACGATAAGATAGTATCTGGTACAACCGAATCTTTATGTCATGCAATTTTATTTGCATGGTCACAAACATCACTTGAAGATACTGCTATTCCAACCAATCGctatttgatcaatttgcTGCTTTCGTTACCGCTTTTAGATGATTTTTACAATTATTTGACAATGTTCAATCAAATGGGATTAACATTTACGAAGCACAGTGGTCAAATAAGCAATAATGCTACACAATATTGTAACGTACCTTCCAAAATTGATGACCGGTTAACCAATAGACTTGCACTAGTGGTTAAAACGCTTTTAGACATGTTCCCCAGTTTTTTACTAGACGAACAAATGGCACAACAAACTATGAAATTACTAGAAATAATATCCCTGCATGATAGTGAACTTTCCAATAACTTGAAAATAGCAGTTGCCGCTAAACATAATGACTTGCATAAATTGACTGCGTTTAGTAGAGAATCTGCTCCAACGAAGGATAGTTGTAAATCAATGACGgatttgatgaatccagaaaaatttttgaagatggatATCAAACAGTTGGCTGAACAGGTtcatgaaattaatttaaAATTTAGATCACAATGGGGTCCTCGTACCGATTATTCATTACTTTATGACTCAAAATATATGGACTCCAAGATTATTGCTTTGAATCCGCTagttttcaataataatgataatatcCATTTCTTGGGTCGTCTTTTCGTTTCACATATCTTTTCGGAAGCTACAGCTAACTCTCCAAAATTTCGTGGTAAACTTTTGAGTAAATGGGTTGATCTAGGTGTTAGATTCGAACAATTAGGAGATATGGTTTCCTGGCTCGCATTAGCTACCATAGTTTGTTCCATACCCGTTTTAAGGCTTTACCAAGCATGGCAATACGTTTCTGAACATACGATTAGGGtgattttcaaagattggGTCCCCACTATAGCTCAACTGAACAGAAGACAGTTATCATCTAGATCTACAAGTAGTGTGTTCATCTTAGCTCCACCAAACTTGGAAGATCCAGTAATAAGGTCAAATGTTATTTCATATTTTGGTGATCTCATTATCCATGCTGATGATTTACCATCGGAAAcgaaattaaaatatttggagAAGAAAATCAATCGTACCAACAATGCATTCCATAAGTGGCAACAACGTCTAGACAGCTTATCCAGAGGAAGGTCTGATGATGTAATAAGACTAAGaaatgttgatgaaatgaCAGCTGGAGTTTatcaattttggaaataCCACCTATCCCTACCACCACTTAATATGAGAGGACTAATGGATTTGAGTACCAAGACAGATCCCCCAAGGGTAGACGAAAAGGCTTATTCGATGATCGGCAGTCAAAGAAGCCCTCTTCTAACGGGTTCTTATCTACCCATTTTATTTAATGAGTTACTCCCCAATTATTCACTTTTCTCCAAACAATCATTAATTGGTGCAGCAGGTGTCATTTCCACGACTATGAATGCAACAACTGTACCAAGTGCAACAAGTCTAACAAGACATGCTTCCATTAGACCTAAGTCACCGATGGTACGTTCCACTcataattttaccatcagtGAACCTATTTCTGTGGATGTTAACGGCAACGGAAATAGCAAAGGTAATAGTAGTATCGCTGATGCTGGTAACGGAAATACATCACCAGCTATTCCAGATAATAAGAAATCGGGTAATCAAATTACAGGTGTGGAAAACATCGATGGTCCGGTTGTGAGAGCCATGTCTACTAAACAGTCTAATAGACAACACCTTTTGAAATGCGTTAGAGATGCATTCAACATAGATAGTGACATTTTCCGCGTTTCAAAcgattttattttcaaatcttgtaacgatttggatttgatgtCTACAAATTCTAGCACTGTCAttgaaaatccaaagaGATTCTCCCAACAGTCCTACACAAATGCGAACACTCCTGGTGTCTCGAGAGAATCTCAGGATATGGCTAATACTTTAAGCAAAAGCTTAGAAAATATCGACTTCTTCAATAAGGATTCggaaactttgaaagaatctgTAATCCCGGTGGTACTTAAATCGGGATCTTTAGATAAGATTTTCGATCTTTTGGTCTTAACCGCTGGTGTTTTTTCACGTCTTGTGGAGACaaaggatttggaaaactATTTCATTCACAATAAGGAGAGAAATACCAGTGGGTCATTCTCctctgatgaagaatctaGAGATGATACTTTAGGGTTATTAGACTTTGCCTTTATAAGGCTTTCGATGGACAACGAGACTTTCACAGAGACCTTTTTCAACACATACCGTAGTTTCACTACCACGAAATGTGTTCTTGAGAATCTGGCCAAAAGATATATTGGTGCTAAGAGTTGTGCCCTTTCCATTTCAAAGCTTTTGAATGGTTCTTCTAAGGTTAAATCCTCTGAGCTCACCTCTATTAATGATCagaaatttccaatttggGATATGAAGCTCCCCCCTGATGAAGCTGTGAACCACACAAATTGGGCCAAGATCCAAGTTGGTGCAGCAGAATCGTTGTGTAACCTGGTGAAAAACCACTATGCCGATTTTACCGACGATACCGACAGTAACAATACTCTATTGGATATTGTGAAGATTATGGAAGATGATGTAGGTGTTGAATGGCCCCGCAGAATAGAACAGATGAAAAGGACTGCTAATTCAGAGGACATCAAGGAGACCCAAAAGTTTGTTGTTAAATTGTCGGAGTTGTTTGCTGGAATAAGATCTGCCTACCAGAAACAAATGTACAGGCCACTAGGTATCAACAGAATTCAGCGCAAAGTGACGAGTTTGCTAGACTCATTCAAATCTAAGACAATAATAGACTACAACCGTGTTTTAAACTCGAACACCCTGGATGATAGTATGGTATCGAAGTTTCACGAATTAAAGTATAATGATTACGAAGGAATATTAGATTGGGTTTATGCCTTGGATAACTTTATTCTAGAAAGAGTGAAACTGGTGACCAAACAAGATTGGTTTGCAACCTACCAAGTACTAGAGCTCTTCTCTTATGGGTCTCTAACTTCCTATTTTTCGTTCCCTCAACATTCAGCTGCATATACCATGATTACTTCTGGCTCTTCCCAATTGGATGATCTTGAAATAATGAATGTGTTTTCATGGATTAGTAATTTGACGAAGCCTAATGAGAAGCATGATTCTTATCTTTTGAATAAGCTCCCAGAATCAGTTCAATTATTGATCAGGTTACATAACTGTTTGACTTCTTTTTTCACAGTGGAGATCTCAAATACCGATAAGGACCCTGATAACCGTCTACAAACATGTGCAGCtattcttcagattctaaATTACGTTCGCTGGAAGAACTCTTCGTTAGACTTATTTGAGGAAGAAGGCGATTCGACTCCTAAATCGATGTCTCCTCATATTCCATCATTTATTGAAACGGCTATCTCTAATGCAATCATTTCTCCTGAATCAAGGTTCTATGAACATACTTGGAGGGCTGCACATTCTTTGTTATCTTGCAAAGAGGATGATTATCTACCTTCGATTTGTCGTTTGCTTGAAAACATTGATGATAAGCACGTTAGGGGATTTGTCGAACATGACAGCATTTACATGGCAAAACCTAAAAACCTTTGTGCATGTCCTGGTTGGCTCATTTTAAGACTAATAGAAATTGCTAAATTTGTTCCTAACATGAGCACTATGAATTCCAAGTTAATCAATTTCGACAAGAGAAGATTTGTTAGCAATATCATTTCCAACATTGTGGATCTGACCCCAGCATCCGAGGATTATACGAATACTAACAGGGATCGCAGAAGTCGTTCATTTGGAACCTGTCTTTCTTTGGAGGTCGTTGATCCTAACAAGGATTACAGAAAGAGCACTCGATTTGTTGCAGCCTCAGAATCGAAAATGCTTAAGTTCCAGGAGAACGGACTattcaatgaaattttaagCGAAGAGGTGGAGAAAACTAGACGCGATCATAAGAAGATTGAAGCTCTTTCTGTTCAAGAACATGATAATAAGCGCTCGGCAGTTTTGCAAAAAGTCGTGCAAAGGAAGCCAAAGACTTCTGTGATGGTTCCAAGCCTTCAAATACCAACTATACCTTCCTCTCCGAATTCGAGCTCAAGTCCTACATTGGGTAAAGATAAACGGAGCTCTGTAGCTTCTTTGGGGGCAAGGAGTTCGATTGTATCGAACTCCGGACATAACCATGTTGGGAGAAAACTAGGAGGCTTTTTCAGAAGACCATTCTCCATTGGTGGCTTCAACTCTTCTGCCTCTAGCAGTTCCCTAAACAGCATCTTGGTTCCTGATGTCCAACCTAATGGTACTGTCGCTCCTTTGAATCTACCTTCTATTGAAAGCTCTTCGGTTAACGAGCAAAAACCTGTCTATCAGTTCAAGACCTTCgagattgaaaatattgttGAATTGATGAACTTTAAGAATCCCGGATGCGCTTACAGTTTTAAGATAGTTATGCAAGGTGGCCAGGAAATCATTTTACAAGCCACTGGTTCCGCTGACTCGAAGCAATGGGTTAAAATGATTAAGGCTTCGAGAAGGTATGCTTATTATTCtaaaaaatacaaaagCAAAACTTATAATAAGATATTTGGTGTGCCATTAGAGGACGTGTGCGAACGTGAAGGTACAGTGATACCCAATATTGTTGTTAAATTGTTGgaggaaattgaattgcGCGGATTGGATGAAGTGGGTCTTTATAGAATCCCTGGGTCTGTTGGTAGTGTCAATGCCCTGAAGAACGCgtttgatgaagaaggtggaCTAAGTAATTCATTTACCCTTGAAGATGATCGCTGGTTTGAGATAAATGCTATTGCCGGCTGTTTCAAGATGTATTTGAGAGAGCTTCCAGAGTGCCTATTTACAAACGAAAGGGTACAAGCTTTTGCAAATCTGGCTCTTCGATACAAATCTCATCAAATGAACTTGGAAGAGTTTATTCATACTATGGTAAATCTATTGAGAACGCTTCCATTATGTTATTACCACACTTTGAAGAGAATTGTCGTACATTTGAACAAAGTCCATCAACATGTGGAGAATAACCGTATGGACGCTTCA